The DNA segment CTCTCCATCTACTAAACGGTAAACCTCAAAAGGTTGATGCCTATCTCGCTGCCAATAATCGGGGTTATAAACTAGATAATGTAAAACTCCCAACTTGGCATAAATTCCCATCTTCGTATCGTATTCTCCCCCCGGTGTTCGCGATGCCACCTCTAAGACAAAAATCGGAACAACACCATTTTCTTCCCAAACTACATAGCTTTTCCTTTGCCTACCTTGCCGATGACGTTCAACCCCTAAACTCAAAAAGCCATCGGGAACGACAGGAACCAACGGACTAACTCCTGTGGTGTGATAAATTCCCATATCCACCCCAAAAAACCAATCTGTTCGCTTTCCAAAAATAAACTTTAGTAAAAATAACAGTAAGTTGGGAATAAAATTTTGATTCTCGTTATCCACAGGCGTATCATCAGAACAAGGCAATTCAGCACTTGTTGGCAGGCGTAATTTCGGCTCATATTGTAA comes from the Coleofasciculus chthonoplastes PCC 7420 genome and includes:
- a CDS encoding Uma2 family endonuclease, coding for MLVVLQYEPKLRLPTSAELPCSDDTPVDNENQNFIPNLLLFLLKFIFGKRTDWFFGVDMGIYHTTGVSPLVPVVPDGFLSLGVERHRQGRQRKSYVVWEENGVVPIFVLEVASRTPGGEYDTKMGIYAKLGVLHYLVYNPDYWQRDRHQPFEVYRLVDGEYQLQIGEPYWMPEVGLGIGRAPYQDGELEIEALYWYNQQGVRYLTPEEQLARYQERFGELL